A region from the Populus trichocarpa isolate Nisqually-1 chromosome 18, P.trichocarpa_v4.1, whole genome shotgun sequence genome encodes:
- the LOC7476646 gene encoding uncharacterized protein LOC7476646, translating to MASKLTQLQSKACQASKFVSKHGSAYYKQLLEQNKQYIQDPPSVEKCNLLSKQLFYTRLASIPVRSEAFWKELDYVKHLWKHRQELKVEDAGIAALFGLECFAWFCAGEIVGRGFTFTGYYV from the exons ATGGCATCAAAGCTAACTCAATTGCAATCCAAGGCTTGTCAAGCCTCAAAGTTCGTGTCTAAACACGGTAGTGCTTATTACAAGCAGTTGTTAGAACAGAACAAGCAATATATCCAGGACCCACCTTCTGTTGAGAAATGCAATCTTTTGTCCAAGCAATTGTTTTACACTCGCCTTGCCAG TATTCCTGTGCGTTCTGAAGCATTTTGGAAGGAGCTTGATTATGTCAAACACCTTTGGAAGCACAGGCAGGAGTTGAAGGTTGAGGATGCTGGCATTGCTGCTCTGTTTGGGCTGGAGTGTTTTGCTTGGTTCTGCGCTGGTGAGATAGTTGGTCGAGGGTTTACATTCACTGGCTACTATGTCTAA
- the LOC7463738 gene encoding uncharacterized protein LOC7463738, with translation MACVHDHSCEDHDCSSNWSLYKHIDLPKVSALNEAVPGSAKSVFKAWEHRLDSSAGHLESNEGDPELLVYIPFTSDVKIKSISIVGGADGTSPSKMRAFINRDGIDFSDAQSMQAVQEWDLVENLNGVLEFQTRYAKFQSVASITLHFPDNFGGDTSQIHYIGFKGEATQLKRDVVATIVYELMPNPSDHKTKAESGGGYSQVE, from the exons ATGGCTTGTGTACACGATCATAGCTGTGAAGATCACGATTGCTCCTCTAACTGGTCTCTCTACAAACACATAGACCTCCCCAAG GTATCAGCTTTAAACGAGGCAGTTCCAGGAAGTGCTAAATCAGTTTTTAAAGCTTGGGAGCACCGTCTCGATTCTTCTGCG GGGCATTTGGAAAGCAACGAGGGTGATCCGGAGTTACTTGTTTACATTCC ATTCACATCGGATGTTAAGATCAAGAGCATTTCAATTGTTGGAGGTGCTGATGGAACAAGTCCCTCTAAGATGAGAGC gttTATCAATCGAGATGGCATTGACTTCTCAGATGCTCAAAGTATGCAAGCTGTTCAG gaGTGGGATTTGGTTGAAAATTTGAATGGAGTACTTGAGTTTCAGACAAG ATACGCCAAATTTCAAAGTGTGGCAAGCATCACATTGCATTTCCCTGATAATTTTGGTGGCGATACAAGTCAGATACACTATATTGGCTTCAAAGGTGAAGCCACCCAG TTGAAGAGGGATGTTGTTGCCACCATTGTTTATGAACTTATGCCCAACCCTTCTGACCACAA GACAAAGGCTGAAAGTGGTGGAGGTTATTCACAGGTGGAATGA